The following proteins come from a genomic window of Phnomibacter ginsenosidimutans:
- a CDS encoding heavy metal-binding domain-containing protein: protein MQPNTQPWVLSVLADVWKRGLAEWLSGSIFRCTFPVQNLITMITTTTNSIEGRPIQQYIGIVSAETIIGANIFKDLFAGIRDIVGGRSGTYERVIQEAKATAMNELTGKAQAMGANAVVGVDLDFETIGSGGSMLMVVATGTAVRI from the coding sequence ATGCAACCCAATACCCAACCATGGGTATTATCTGTTTTGGCTGATGTGTGGAAGAGGGGCTTAGCTGAGTGGCTGTCGGGCAGTATTTTTCGCTGTACCTTTCCGGTACAAAATCTCATCACCATGATCACTACCACTACCAACAGTATTGAAGGTCGGCCAATTCAACAATATATTGGCATTGTAAGTGCAGAAACCATTATTGGCGCCAATATTTTCAAAGATTTGTTTGCCGGCATCCGCGACATCGTAGGTGGCCGCAGCGGCACTTACGAAAGAGTGATTCAGGAGGCAAAAGCCACCGCCATGAACGAACTTACCGGCAAGGCACAAGCCATGGGCGCCAATGCTGTGGTGGGCGTAGACCTCGATTTTGAAACCATTGGCAGCGGCGGCAGCATGCTGATGGTAGTGGCTACGGGCACTGCGGTGAGAATTTGA
- a CDS encoding acyl-CoA dehydrogenase family protein: protein MSTELKPTAAALKGAEWLVKETNPADVFIPEDFSEEQQMIMDMCQQFLDTEVLPHIDRIDKMEPGLMPSLMDKAGEQGLLGVSIPEELGGLGKPFIESMIVAEGLGGGYSFSVAMAAHTGIGTLPILYFGTDAQKAKYIPKLASGEWKGAYGLTEPNSGSDALSAKTVAKLSDDGQHYILNGQKCWITNGGFADVYTVFAKIDGDKFTAFIVERGMEGFTQGSEEHKMGIKGSSTVQLYFQDCKVPVENVLGEIGRGHVIAFNILNIGRLKLDAAALGGSKRSLDITIQYANTREQFKQPISNFGAIKHKLAEMAIRCWADESALYRTSKLIQDKEHELQAAGKSFAEALLGAAEEYAVECAVMKVHGSETLDFVVDEGVQVHGGNGFSDEYPISRAYRDSRINRIYEGTNEINRLLSVDMVLKRALKGKIDLMTPAMNVMKELMSIPDFGAEDEGMFAAEVKAIQNMKKAILMVSGGAVQKLMMQLEHEQEVLMHIADMSIATYVAESCLLRVQKLANLRGEAAVALDTDMMRCYLNDAVDLVNKHGKEAINAFADGDEQRMMLLGLKRFTKYGPFNSKDARRRIADKLISENKYCF from the coding sequence ATGAGTACCGAACTGAAGCCCACTGCCGCTGCCCTGAAGGGTGCAGAATGGCTGGTGAAAGAAACCAATCCCGCCGACGTGTTTATTCCGGAAGATTTTTCGGAAGAACAGCAAATGATTATGGATATGTGCCAGCAGTTTCTGGATACAGAAGTACTGCCACACATCGACCGCATTGATAAAATGGAACCCGGCCTGATGCCGAGCCTGATGGACAAGGCCGGCGAGCAGGGCCTGCTGGGCGTAAGCATTCCCGAGGAGCTGGGCGGCTTGGGCAAGCCCTTTATTGAAAGCATGATTGTAGCCGAAGGTCTGGGTGGCGGCTACAGCTTTAGCGTGGCCATGGCGGCGCATACCGGCATTGGCACCCTGCCTATTTTGTACTTTGGTACCGATGCGCAGAAAGCCAAATACATACCCAAGCTGGCCAGTGGCGAGTGGAAAGGTGCTTATGGCCTGACCGAACCCAACAGCGGCAGCGATGCCCTGAGTGCAAAAACCGTAGCCAAGCTGAGTGATGATGGCCAGCATTACATTTTGAACGGCCAAAAATGCTGGATTACCAACGGCGGCTTTGCCGATGTGTACACCGTGTTTGCCAAAATTGATGGCGACAAATTCACCGCTTTTATAGTGGAGCGGGGCATGGAAGGTTTTACCCAAGGCAGCGAAGAACACAAGATGGGTATCAAAGGTTCATCTACCGTGCAGCTGTATTTTCAGGATTGTAAAGTGCCGGTAGAAAATGTGCTGGGCGAAATTGGTCGCGGCCACGTGATTGCCTTCAACATTTTGAACATTGGCCGACTGAAACTGGATGCTGCTGCACTGGGCGGCAGTAAGCGCAGCCTCGACATTACCATTCAATACGCCAATACCCGGGAGCAGTTCAAACAACCCATTAGCAACTTTGGCGCCATCAAGCACAAGCTGGCCGAAATGGCCATTCGCTGCTGGGCCGATGAAAGTGCGTTGTACCGCACCAGCAAACTCATACAGGATAAAGAACATGAACTGCAGGCCGCTGGCAAGAGCTTTGCCGAAGCCTTGCTGGGTGCCGCAGAAGAATATGCCGTGGAATGTGCGGTGATGAAAGTGCATGGTAGCGAAACCCTCGACTTTGTGGTAGACGAAGGCGTACAGGTGCATGGTGGCAATGGCTTTAGTGATGAATATCCGATTAGCCGTGCTTACCGCGACAGTCGCATCAACCGCATTTACGAAGGCACCAACGAAATCAACCGCCTGCTGAGTGTAGACATGGTATTGAAACGTGCCCTCAAAGGCAAGATAGACCTGATGACACCAGCCATGAATGTGATGAAAGAACTCATGAGCATTCCTGATTTTGGCGCTGAAGACGAAGGCATGTTTGCTGCCGAAGTAAAAGCCATCCAAAACATGAAGAAGGCTATTTTGATGGTATCGGGCGGTGCGGTGCAAAAACTGATGATGCAGCTGGAACACGAACAAGAAGTGCTGATGCACATTGCCGATATGAGCATTGCCACTTATGTAGCTGAAAGCTGCTTGCTGCGGGTGCAAAAGCTGGCCAACCTACGTGGCGAAGCCGCCGTAGCATTGGATACCGACATGATGCGTTGCTACCTGAACGATGCCGTTGATTTGGTAAACAAGCATGGCAAGGAAGCCATCAATGCTTTTGCCGATGGCGATGAACAACGCATGATGTTGCTGGGTTTGAAACGCTTCACCAAATACGGACCGTTCAACAGCAAAGACGCCCGCCGTCGCATTGCTGACAAGCTCATCAGCGAAAACAAGTATTGCTTCTAG
- a CDS encoding gamma-glutamylcyclotransferase family protein has protein sequence MSTPEAGIQLFVYGSLRKGFNSPVYELMSRYFELLATGRIKGRLYDLGEYPAALPTHDEAYIIGELYRIKNADELDWAMAQLDDYEGIYDNEDGGGPLYRRDVVTVYRDGGQTTHAWVYWYARSIEGKPFIPSGDVLQYQQEKHR, from the coding sequence ATGAGTACGCCAGAAGCCGGAATTCAGTTGTTTGTATATGGTTCGCTGCGCAAAGGTTTTAATAGCCCGGTGTACGAATTAATGAGCCGCTATTTTGAATTGTTGGCTACGGGTCGCATCAAAGGCAGACTCTACGATTTAGGCGAATACCCCGCTGCATTGCCAACACATGATGAAGCCTATATCATTGGCGAACTGTACCGCATCAAGAATGCAGACGAACTCGATTGGGCTATGGCACAACTCGACGATTACGAAGGCATTTATGATAATGAAGACGGTGGCGGCCCGCTCTATCGCAGAGATGTAGTAACGGTATACCGTGATGGCGGACAAACCACGCATGCATGGGTATATTGGTATGCCCGTTCTATTGAAGGCAAACCCTTCATTCCTTCAGGCGATGTGCTGCAATACCAGCAGGAGAAACATCGATAA
- a CDS encoding mechanosensitive ion channel family protein, giving the protein MYLTGLSIVGAALALAFRESLENLIASFVIFFDKPFTIGDMVKVESVTGSVEKIGLRSTRIRTTEKTFVTVPNKKMVDSILDNHTLRSQRNVFNKMELHLNAEPAHIAGYIAAVEKLLSRPDILDSNVYLSDTGGPAHIIHIEYFVDMAVAIKDFFKLREQINLQLISLLQTHHLELAGESDVRKPR; this is encoded by the coding sequence ATGTACCTAACCGGCCTCAGCATTGTGGGTGCGGCACTGGCATTGGCGTTTCGTGAAAGTTTGGAAAACCTCATTGCATCTTTTGTGATTTTCTTCGACAAGCCTTTCACCATTGGCGATATGGTAAAAGTAGAATCGGTAACAGGATCTGTAGAAAAAATTGGTTTACGTAGCACCCGCATTCGTACTACTGAAAAAACATTTGTAACGGTTCCCAATAAAAAAATGGTTGACTCAATTCTAGACAACCACACGTTGCGGTCGCAGCGCAATGTGTTCAACAAAATGGAGCTGCATTTAAATGCAGAACCAGCACATATCGCCGGCTATATTGCTGCCGTAGAAAAACTGTTGAGCCGGCCCGACATACTGGACAGCAATGTATACCTGAGTGATACCGGCGGTCCGGCACACATCATTCACATCGAATACTTTGTGGACATGGCGGTTGCCATAAAAGACTTTTTCAAACTGAGAGAACAAATCAACCTGCAACTCATCAGCTTATTGCAAACCCATCATTTGGAATTGGCGGGGGAGTCTGATGTAAGAAAGCCGCGATAA
- a CDS encoding LutC/YkgG family protein: protein MPDNAKQRILQKIKQALTTSVPVPFPEHTQVPVQQVLPPADGEDLAILFAEQFSQIQGQFAYCLNVAECVAQLNILAEKKAIHKWYCTDEKLRHVLEQAGWQHGWHTTLADCHASITGAEALVARTGSLLLSSTASSGRTSSVYAPIHICLAGVQQLVYDISDAMQLMQQRYGQQLPSFISLASGPSRTADIEKTLVTGVHGPKEVFCFLTETL, encoded by the coding sequence ATGCCTGACAACGCAAAACAACGCATACTTCAAAAGATAAAACAGGCACTGACAACCTCAGTGCCTGTTCCATTTCCTGAGCATACACAGGTGCCTGTACAGCAGGTGCTGCCCCCTGCCGATGGCGAAGATTTGGCCATCTTATTTGCAGAACAATTTTCGCAGATACAAGGTCAGTTTGCCTACTGTCTCAACGTGGCAGAATGTGTAGCGCAACTCAATATTCTGGCAGAAAAAAAAGCCATCCACAAATGGTATTGCACCGATGAAAAGTTGCGCCATGTGCTGGAGCAAGCAGGTTGGCAGCATGGCTGGCATACAACACTCGCCGACTGTCATGCCAGCATCACCGGAGCCGAAGCATTGGTGGCCCGTACTGGCAGCTTATTGCTGAGTAGTACTGCCAGCAGCGGCCGTACCAGCAGTGTGTACGCACCCATTCATATTTGCCTGGCGGGTGTGCAGCAATTGGTGTACGATATAAGCGATGCCATGCAGCTGATGCAACAACGTTACGGACAGCAATTGCCTTCATTTATCAGCTTGGCCAGTGGCCCCAGCCGCACCGCCGATATTGAAAAAACTTTGGTAACGGGCGTACATGGCCCCAAAGAAGTGTTCTGTTTTTTAACTGAAACGCTATAG
- a CDS encoding thioredoxin family protein has protein sequence MTHSPLRKWMFFALFLVVTQQVFAQQKLYEVLPDAEEKKLFRGIVTLQDIKGDSSFTWYKQNLQYYRNNAALVDAFKQKKGQFQLVIFAGTWCHDSQQIIPKYFSCLEAAGIPDSAFTIVAADRNKTTVGNLHQLFGITLVPTVIVMKEGKEVGRITEYGKTGLPDAELATIIAAL, from the coding sequence ATGACCCACTCACCGCTTCGCAAATGGATGTTTTTTGCCCTGTTTTTGGTAGTAACGCAACAGGTATTTGCGCAGCAAAAACTGTATGAGGTGTTGCCCGATGCCGAAGAGAAAAAACTCTTTCGGGGCATCGTAACCTTACAGGATATTAAAGGCGATAGCAGTTTTACGTGGTACAAGCAAAACCTGCAGTATTACAGAAATAATGCTGCTCTGGTAGATGCTTTCAAGCAAAAGAAAGGGCAGTTTCAGTTGGTGATTTTTGCCGGCACCTGGTGTCACGATTCACAACAAATTATTCCGAAATATTTCTCTTGCCTCGAAGCGGCAGGCATACCTGATTCTGCATTCACTATTGTAGCCGCCGACCGCAATAAAACAACGGTGGGCAACTTGCATCAGTTGTTTGGCATTACGCTGGTACCTACCGTGATTGTGATGAAAGAAGGCAAAGAAGTTGGCCGCATTACCGAGTACGGAAAAACGGGCTTGCCCGATGCAGAGCTGGCCACTATTATAGCTGCGTTGTAA
- a CDS encoding glycosyltransferase, with amino-acid sequence MWWWYAIILLAVAYAALVLWYKSAWQSLPLYPQVPADYQPNTTVTVLVPARNEAANIAACLKSLVAQRFPANFLQIIVLDDASEDDTAAIATTFAHQHAFVQVVSVPPAAQSHKKEPSSMAFLKLQANSLYAPMPIVLWDPTGS; translated from the coding sequence ATGTGGTGGTGGTATGCAATCATTTTATTAGCCGTAGCGTATGCAGCATTGGTGCTGTGGTACAAGTCTGCGTGGCAGTCGTTGCCCTTGTATCCGCAAGTGCCGGCAGATTATCAACCCAACACTACAGTAACTGTGTTGGTGCCGGCCCGCAATGAAGCCGCCAATATTGCTGCCTGCCTCAAAAGCCTTGTGGCGCAACGTTTTCCTGCCAACTTTTTACAAATCATTGTACTTGATGATGCATCGGAAGATGATACTGCTGCCATTGCAACAACCTTTGCTCACCAGCATGCATTTGTGCAAGTGGTTTCGGTGCCGCCAGCTGCACAATCGCACAAAAAAGAGCCATCGAGTATGGCATTTCTAAAGCTACAGGCCAACTCATTGTATGCACCGATGCCGATTGTGCTGTGGGACCCAACTGGCTCATGA
- a CDS encoding glycosyltransferase family 2 protein produces MVCTDADCAVGPNWLMTLVHAHETKGWQFIAAPVQYIAKQQQVLQVFQVLDFLTLQGITAASVSKKFHAMCNGANIAYSKKAFEEVNGFAGIDALPTGDDMLLMHKIWQRYPDAVGWLKSTDAIVYTQPCPTWKAFFQQRIRWASKAAYYQDKRIIAVLLLVYVLNVSLLLALIVGLVAAMPKLLLAFGLALVLKTMVEFLFLAPVAQFFQQQQWLNWFHVLQLHHIVYTIIAGWLGRFGSYQWKGRRVEKPSTLVQK; encoded by the coding sequence ATTGTATGCACCGATGCCGATTGTGCTGTGGGACCCAACTGGCTCATGACTTTGGTGCATGCTCACGAAACAAAAGGCTGGCAATTCATAGCAGCGCCGGTTCAATACATTGCCAAACAGCAGCAGGTATTGCAGGTGTTTCAGGTACTCGATTTTTTAACCTTGCAGGGTATTACGGCAGCCAGCGTTAGTAAAAAGTTTCATGCCATGTGCAATGGCGCCAATATTGCGTACAGTAAAAAAGCGTTTGAAGAAGTAAATGGTTTTGCAGGTATAGACGCATTGCCTACCGGCGATGATATGCTGTTGATGCATAAAATATGGCAACGCTATCCTGATGCTGTAGGCTGGCTCAAAAGCACGGATGCCATTGTGTACACGCAGCCTTGCCCTACGTGGAAAGCCTTTTTTCAGCAGCGCATCCGCTGGGCCAGTAAGGCTGCATACTATCAGGACAAACGCATCATTGCTGTGTTGCTGCTGGTGTATGTGCTGAATGTAAGCTTACTATTGGCTTTGATTGTTGGCCTGGTGGCGGCTATGCCCAAACTGTTGTTGGCCTTTGGCTTGGCACTGGTGCTTAAAACCATGGTGGAGTTTTTGTTTCTGGCACCGGTAGCGCAGTTTTTTCAGCAGCAGCAATGGCTCAACTGGTTTCATGTGTTGCAACTGCACCATATTGTGTACACTATCATTGCCGGCTGGCTGGGCCGCTTTGGCAGCTACCAATGGAAGGGGAGAAGAGTTGAGAAACCTTCAACCTTGGTACAGAAATGA
- the ftsH gene encoding ATP-dependent zinc metalloprotease FtsH, with translation MLPEERQNNKPPFLKNSGGDDKQPGKRGPRFNLYWLYAVIVVILLGFQYFSTGSDALKTDKKTFLEEMYRNGDVDFIIEVRNKALVRVYIKAASLSKPYYQEKFKKALIAKNNTGPHFEFKITDWNSWNVELREFQKDNKLPLLVAKVDDEAEWVGPVMQTLLTIGMLVLFFVLMMRKMGGGAGGPGGAGGIFNIGKSKAQLFDKDVKVNITFADVAGLDEAKVEVMEIVDFLKQPKKYTALGGKIPKGALLVGPPGTGKTLLAKAMAGEAKVPFFSLSGSDFVEMFVGVGASRVRDLFKQAREKAPCIIFIDEIDAIGRARGRNAIMSNDERENTLNQLLVEMDGFGGDTGIIILAATNRPDVLDSALLRPGRFDRQISIDRPDVTGREQIFKVHLKPIKVSTTLDIHKLAEQTPGFAGADIANVCNEAALIAARKGKDAVDMSDFQDAIDRVIGGLEKKNKLISPEEKEIIAYHEAGHAICGWHLEHAYPLLKVTIVPRGTAALGYAQYTPKEQYLYNTDQLMDQICMTLGGRAAEEIFFGKISTGASNDLQQITRTAYGMVTVYGMNEKVGNVSYYDPNSDQTFTKPYSEETGKIIDEEVRGIIDIAYKRTLQLLTEKKGDVAKLAKALLEKEVLFQSDVEELIGKRPFEVKGHVHIVDETPAPHAAAEVEDTPAATDNTTDNNTGILPEA, from the coding sequence ATGTTACCAGAAGAAAGACAAAATAACAAGCCCCCGTTTCTGAAGAATTCGGGTGGTGATGATAAGCAACCCGGTAAGCGTGGCCCCAGGTTCAACCTGTACTGGCTCTACGCCGTTATTGTGGTTATCCTGCTGGGTTTCCAGTATTTCAGCACCGGCAGCGATGCCCTGAAAACTGATAAGAAAACATTTCTGGAAGAAATGTACCGCAATGGCGATGTAGACTTCATAATTGAAGTACGCAACAAAGCCCTGGTGCGGGTGTACATCAAAGCTGCCAGCTTAAGCAAACCATACTATCAGGAAAAATTCAAAAAAGCACTGATTGCCAAAAACAATACCGGTCCGCATTTTGAATTCAAAATCACCGACTGGAACAGCTGGAACGTAGAGCTCCGCGAATTTCAGAAAGACAACAAACTGCCGCTGCTCGTAGCCAAGGTAGATGACGAAGCAGAATGGGTAGGTCCGGTGATGCAAACCTTGCTGACCATTGGCATGCTGGTACTCTTTTTTGTACTCATGATGCGCAAAATGGGTGGCGGTGCCGGTGGCCCCGGTGGTGCCGGTGGCATTTTCAACATTGGCAAAAGCAAGGCCCAGCTGTTTGATAAAGACGTGAAAGTGAACATCACTTTTGCCGATGTAGCGGGCCTCGACGAAGCCAAGGTGGAAGTGATGGAGATAGTAGACTTTTTGAAACAACCCAAAAAGTATACAGCACTGGGTGGTAAAATACCCAAAGGCGCTTTGCTGGTTGGCCCTCCGGGTACCGGTAAAACCTTGCTGGCCAAAGCCATGGCCGGCGAAGCCAAAGTGCCTTTCTTCAGCCTCAGCGGTAGCGACTTCGTAGAAATGTTTGTGGGTGTGGGTGCCAGCCGTGTACGTGACCTGTTTAAGCAGGCCCGTGAAAAAGCACCATGTATCATTTTCATTGATGAAATTGACGCCATTGGTCGTGCCCGTGGCCGCAACGCCATCATGAGCAACGACGAACGGGAAAATACCCTGAACCAGTTGCTGGTAGAAATGGACGGCTTTGGTGGCGATACCGGCATTATCATTCTGGCTGCTACCAACCGCCCCGATGTGTTGGACAGCGCCCTGCTGCGCCCCGGTCGTTTCGATCGCCAAATCAGCATCGACAGACCTGATGTAACCGGCCGTGAGCAAATCTTTAAAGTACACCTGAAGCCCATTAAGGTATCTACCACGCTGGATATTCACAAGCTGGCCGAACAAACACCTGGCTTTGCCGGTGCGGATATTGCCAACGTGTGTAACGAAGCAGCCCTGATTGCTGCCCGCAAAGGAAAAGACGCGGTAGACATGAGCGACTTTCAGGATGCCATTGACCGTGTGATTGGTGGTTTGGAAAAGAAAAACAAACTCATCAGCCCCGAAGAAAAAGAAATCATTGCCTACCACGAAGCCGGACACGCCATTTGTGGCTGGCACCTGGAGCATGCTTATCCACTGCTGAAAGTAACCATTGTGCCCCGCGGTACCGCAGCACTTGGCTATGCACAGTACACGCCCAAAGAGCAGTACCTGTACAACACCGACCAGCTGATGGATCAGATTTGTATGACACTTGGTGGCCGTGCTGCGGAAGAAATTTTCTTCGGCAAAATATCGACCGGTGCCAGCAACGACCTGCAGCAAATAACCCGTACCGCTTATGGTATGGTGACAGTGTACGGCATGAATGAAAAAGTAGGCAACGTAAGCTACTACGACCCCAACAGCGACCAAACCTTTACCAAGCCTTATAGCGAGGAAACAGGTAAAATCATTGATGAGGAAGTACGGGGCATTATCGACATCGCTTACAAGCGTACACTACAACTGCTGACAGAGAAAAAAGGCGATGTAGCCAAGCTGGCCAAAGCCCTGCTCGAAAAAGAAGTATTGTTCCAAAGCGATGTAGAAGAGTTGATTGGCAAGCGTCCGTTTGAAGTGAAAGGCCATGTGCACATTGTAGATGAAACGCCTGCGCCACATGCTGCTGCCGAAGTAGAAGACACTCCTGCTGCTACCGACAACACAACAGACAACAACACTGGGATTTTGCCAGAGGCTTAG
- a CDS encoding Lrp/AsnC ligand binding domain-containing protein: MAGKLNLDKLDYQIIQHMMEDAEISYADLGKKLFVSGGTIHVRIKKLQEMGIVKGTRLAVDTHKLGYTVIAFIGIYLEKSSLYDSVAKDLMKIPEVVRLNYTTGNYSMFVEIACKDINQLRFVLHDQMQKIKGIERTETLISLEESLNRNIQVATTEG, encoded by the coding sequence ATGGCCGGAAAACTGAATCTCGACAAACTCGACTACCAGATCATTCAGCACATGATGGAAGACGCTGAAATTTCTTATGCCGACCTCGGTAAGAAACTATTTGTAAGTGGTGGCACCATCCATGTCCGCATCAAAAAGTTGCAGGAAATGGGCATTGTAAAAGGCACCCGCCTGGCAGTGGACACCCACAAGCTGGGCTACACCGTCATTGCCTTCATTGGTATTTATCTGGAAAAAAGTTCGCTGTACGATTCCGTAGCCAAAGACCTGATGAAAATTCCGGAAGTGGTACGCCTCAACTACACCACCGGCAACTACAGCATGTTTGTAGAAATAGCCTGCAAAGACATCAACCAGCTGCGCTTTGTACTGCACGATCAAATGCAAAAAATCAAAGGCATCGAACGTACTGAAACACTCATCAGCCTGGAAGAAAGCCTGAACCGGAATATTCAGGTGGCTACTACTGAGGGGTGA
- a CDS encoding MarR family winged helix-turn-helix transcriptional regulator, translating to MSNNQFRRGELYFVITGVANTALARRLQRHFRDNGIELTVEQWSVLVHLWKQDNVSQQELCHKTYRDKPSITRLLDNLEKMGLVERKGTPDDRRINRICLTDLARDLRDRTMALANLTLLEGLEGVPPEDIEVTRRVLTKVYENLNLVVAGN from the coding sequence ATGTCAAACAACCAATTCAGAAGAGGCGAACTCTACTTTGTGATTACGGGTGTGGCCAACACCGCCCTTGCCCGCCGGCTGCAGCGCCATTTCAGAGACAATGGCATTGAGCTAACCGTAGAGCAATGGAGTGTGCTGGTACACCTGTGGAAGCAGGACAATGTGAGCCAGCAGGAGCTCTGCCACAAAACTTACCGCGACAAGCCGAGCATTACCCGACTGTTAGACAACCTTGAAAAAATGGGTTTGGTAGAACGCAAGGGAACGCCCGACGACCGCCGCATCAACCGCATTTGCCTCACCGATTTGGCCCGTGACCTGCGTGACCGCACCATGGCACTGGCCAACCTCACCTTGCTGGAAGGCCTGGAAGGTGTGCCGCCAGAAGACATTGAAGTAACCCGCCGGGTGCTCACGAAAGTGTATGAAAACCTGAATTTGGTGGTGGCGGGAAACTAG
- a CDS encoding MerR family transcriptional regulator, producing MIPEQLDLFGGPPRPPKRIREEEPDTSPAIPEQEPLPDTDDSLMATTPIPEPEAMPMEPVAVELPEVAQEEEPMPDWIVEEEVAPITDSWEEIVEEEPPAEVDETTTTEAPIAEPAVTTPVSEVIAWIAPEPIRHSAATDEPVEEKTTTTLIEPVSDIVVEFPAGKKNNVAAAGNAEVGTPAQMNVPPDEELFKRQYYSMRETAAMFDISHSMLRYWENEFDVLQPRKNRKGDRYFRPVDVKHLQLIYHLLKVRRFTIEGAREYLRNHNKALDTFELIKKLEKLKSFLLELKANVS from the coding sequence ATGATACCTGAGCAGTTAGACTTATTTGGCGGACCGCCCCGACCTCCCAAACGCATTCGGGAAGAAGAACCCGATACCAGCCCTGCCATACCGGAGCAAGAGCCCCTGCCCGACACCGATGATTCGCTGATGGCCACTACGCCCATACCCGAACCGGAAGCCATGCCAATGGAACCGGTTGCAGTTGAATTGCCGGAGGTGGCGCAGGAGGAAGAACCCATGCCCGATTGGATAGTGGAAGAAGAGGTGGCTCCAATAACCGATTCGTGGGAGGAAATAGTGGAGGAAGAACCACCCGCTGAAGTGGATGAAACAACTACTACGGAAGCACCAATTGCTGAACCAGCAGTAACCACACCTGTATCGGAAGTGATTGCCTGGATAGCACCGGAACCCATCCGCCATAGTGCAGCAACAGATGAGCCGGTTGAAGAAAAGACTACAACAACGCTGATAGAACCTGTGTCGGATATTGTGGTAGAATTTCCTGCAGGTAAAAAGAACAATGTAGCTGCCGCCGGTAATGCAGAAGTGGGGACGCCGGCACAAATGAATGTACCACCCGATGAAGAACTGTTTAAAAGACAGTACTACAGCATGCGGGAAACGGCAGCCATGTTCGATATCTCGCATTCTATGCTGCGCTATTGGGAAAATGAATTTGATGTGTTGCAACCCCGCAAAAACCGCAAAGGCGATCGCTATTTCCGCCCAGTAGATGTGAAGCATCTCCAACTCATTTATCACTTGCTGAAAGTGCGTCGCTTCACCATTGAAGGTGCCCGTGAATATTTGCGTAACCATAACAAAGCGCTGGATACATTTGAGTTGATTAAAAAGCTCGAAAAGCTGAAATCATTTTTATTAGAACTGAAAGCCAACGTATCATGA
- a CDS encoding UDP-2,3-diacylglucosamine diphosphatase produces MQLPAGKKVFFLSDFHLGAPNAAASRQRENKLIRFLNEIEHEAAVIFIVGDLFDFWYEYKYVVPKGYVRLLGKLADLTDKGIAIHFFVGNHDMWMKTYFQEELNIPVYFGPKWFEFSGKQLYIAHGDGLGPGDHGYKLLKKIFRNPLCQWAFGMLPPVIGMGLANFFSRKSREAVADHEKEFWGPDKEWLMIHSREVLQQQHADYFVYGHRHVPGIHALPNNSWYVNLGDWIIHFTYAVFDGEQMQLHKYEG; encoded by the coding sequence ATGCAATTACCCGCCGGCAAAAAGGTTTTCTTTCTTTCTGATTTTCATTTGGGCGCCCCCAATGCTGCTGCCAGCCGCCAGCGGGAAAACAAACTCATTCGGTTTCTCAACGAGATTGAACACGAAGCTGCCGTCATTTTTATTGTTGGTGACCTGTTTGATTTTTGGTACGAATACAAATACGTTGTTCCCAAAGGTTATGTACGGCTCTTGGGCAAACTCGCCGACCTGACCGACAAAGGCATTGCCATCCATTTTTTTGTTGGCAACCACGACATGTGGATGAAAACCTACTTTCAGGAAGAGTTAAACATCCCCGTGTACTTTGGGCCAAAATGGTTTGAGTTTTCGGGTAAGCAATTGTACATCGCCCATGGCGATGGCCTTGGCCCCGGCGACCATGGCTACAAGTTGTTGAAAAAGATATTCCGCAACCCCTTGTGCCAATGGGCTTTCGGCATGCTACCACCTGTCATTGGCATGGGCCTCGCCAATTTTTTCAGTCGCAAAAGCCGCGAAGCCGTGGCCGACCATGAAAAAGAATTTTGGGGACCCGATAAAGAATGGCTGATGATTCATAGCCGCGAAGTGTTGCAACAACAACATGCTGATTATTTCGTTTACGGACACAGGCATGTGCCAGGTATACATGCATTGCCCAATAACAGCTGGTATGTAAACCTCGGCGATTGGATTATTCATTTTACCTACGCTGTTTTTGATGGCGAGCAAATGCAGTTGCACAAATACGAAGGTTGA